CGGCGCACGGCGGCTCCGGGGGTTTGCGTGATGAAGCGCTATTGGCGTCGGCGGTGGCGGCGCCACAAGCCACAATGATGGGCGAACCGATATTCACCAAGCCGGTCGAAATCGCAGCGGCATACCTTTTTTATCTTTGTCGTAATCATCCTTTTGTGGATGGCAACAAGAGGACCGCACTGGCAACTTGTCTGGTTTTTTTGAGCGAGAATGAATTGTTGCCGGAAGAGGTGCTTGATATTGAGGCATGGGAAAAATTGACTTTGGAGGTTGCCGCCAGCCGGATTGACAGGGAGCAGACAACAAGACGACTGCGAAAATTACTCAGCCTTGGCAAGTGAGCAAACAAACCGCGCGTTTCTTGCGTGTGTGCCGATAAAATCCGCTTTCAATTTTCCGTTGATGCGCTATATTCGTGGGCCGATTAGTTGCCAATGTAGCTCAGTGGTAGAGCAACGGTTTCGTAAACCGTCGGTCGCCGGTTCAATCCCGGCCATTGGCTCCATGTTTTGGCGGTGGTTCCGAATGTCTGGCTGGTCTCTTGCGCTGCCGCGCGGGTTGAATTGACCGTTCAGGGCTTGTATGGCTTTTGCTTCGTTACGTTTGGGTGGTGACTCGAGGCTAATTCTTCCTTCGCGAAATTTTTCCATTGGGCTTGCGCTGGCTTTGATGTTGATGGTGATGGGGGTTTATTTTCCGGCGGCGAGGTTCGGGTTTATCAATTTTGATGATGATCTTTATGTGACGGCGAATCCGCAGGTTCAGGCGGGGATATCGGTGCGGAATATCGAGTGGGCGTTCACGCATGCGGTGGCTTCGAATTGGCAGCCGGTAACGGTGTTGTCTCATGCGCTGGACTGCCAGCTTTTTGGCGCGAATGCGGGGATGGCGCATGCGGAGAATGTGTTTATTCACGCGCTGAATGCGGCGCTGGTTTTTGTTTTGTTTCTCGAATTGACGGGGGCGGCGTGGCCGAGCTGGTTTATCGCATTGCTGTTTGCGATTCATCCGTTGCGCATCGAATCGGTGGCGTGGATATCGGAACGCAAGGATGTGTTGAGCGGGTTCTGGGGGTTGGTTCGCTGATCTTTTATGTTCGTTATGCGCGGAAGCGAGACGCGTTGTCTGCGGAGGTAATTTCTATTTCGCCGAAGCGTGATTATGGGCTGGCGGTGATTTTTTTGGCGCTGGGGTTGATGAGCAAGGCGATGCTGGTGACGTGGCCGTTGGTGATGTTGCTTTTGGATTATTGGCCGATGAACCGATTTCAATCGCGGTCAGTAAAGTTTTTGCTGCACGAAAAAATTCCGTTCTTTGGGCTGGCGGCGATGGCGAGTGGCGTCACTTTTGCGGTGCAACATTTTGCGGGGGCGATGGCATCGGTGGAGAAGCTTTCCATGCTGGCGCGTTTCGAAAACGGTTTGGTTTCTTATGCCCGTTATCTCGGCAAATTATTTTGGCCGGAAAAATTGTCGGTGTTTTATCCTTATCCGGGTTCGTGGCCGGTGGGGGAAATTGTTTTGGTGGCGCTTTTGATCATCGCGATTTCGGGAATCGCTTTGGGGAAAAGGCGGGCGTATCCATTTTTGATAATGGGGTGGTTATGGTTTCTTGGCACGCTGGTTCCGGTGATTGGGCTGGTGCAGGTGGGAGATCAAGCGATGGCGGATCGTTATACTTACATTCCGTCGCTGGGGATTTTAATTATCGTGGTTGGGGGCGCGGTGGAATTGGCGCGGCGGTGGAGGTTCGCGGTGGTTCCGTTGGGCGTGTTGGGCGGGGTGGTGATTATTTTGTGCGTGGTCTCGACCCGACGGCAACTTGGTTATTGGCGGGACAGCGAAACACTTTTTCAACGCGCGCTCGCGGTGACGGAAAATAATTATGTGGCGCATAATAATCTAGGGGCGGTTTTGGAAAGCCGCGGACAAATTGATGAGGCGATGGCGCATTACGCGGAGGCGTTTCGCTTGCGGGCGGATGATGAGCCGGCGCATTATAATTTGGGTAATGCGCTTTATAAAAAAGGCCAGTTCGACGAGGCCATCGCGGAATATCAAAATGCGCTTCGCCTGAATCCGAAGGACGCGGCGGCGTTGAAAAATTTGGGCAATGCGTTTCTCAAAGACGGGCGCGCGGATGAGGCGATTGTTGAATATCAGGCGGCGATGCGGTTGCAACCGGGCAATGGGTTTATTTGCTATGATCTGGCCAAGGCTTTTTTGCAAAACGGGCGCGCGGACGAGGCGATCAAGGAGTATCGGCAAGCGATTTTGTTAAAACCGGATTATGCCGAGGCGCATAATAATCTGGGTTCCTTGTTGCAGGCGCAGGGGCGGCTCGACGAGGCGATTGCTGAATATCAGGAGGCGATTCGGTTGAAGCCGGATTATTCCCTGGCGGAGAATAATCTTGCGGAAGCGATGCGGTCGAAGAATTCGCGCAGGTAATCGAGGTCGGTTTCGACGACGTTTTTTTCAAAGGGGTGCAGGCGGTTGGTGGTTTTTTCTCGGGTCCAATCGCAGAAGGGATGGCTTTGGCCGGTGAAAAGTTGGGTGGTGTGGGCGGCGATGGTTGGGAGTTCTTCGCGGCAATCAATCGCGGTGGAGTTTCCAAAATTTCCTTGAGCCCAGCCGGCGGGCATGCCGACGAAGCCCAAATGCGGATGGACGGCGAACCAGATGAGCCGCACGAGCACGCCGCGCAGGACGATGGCGCTGGCGCCGGTGGGGCCGAAGTTTTGCCATGGTTCGACGGGCGATTCGGTGACGCTTAATTCGAATTTTTCATGGATGGTGCGCCAGTTTAGGAAGCGGGGTTTGGCGGGCCAGGTTCCGGCGCGGTTGAATTTGGGTTTGAGGGAGCGCAGCAGTTCGGCTTCGCGGGCGAGGGCGGAGATTTCGTCGGGACATTCCTGGAGTTCGATGCGTTCGACGGCGCGGAGTAAGCGCAAATGGCGGCGGGCGAGGCGGTCGGGATTGGCGACGCGGTAGCTGCCCAGGCGTTTGCGCAGGTTTTTGGCTTTGCCGACGTAGAGGACGGTGTCGAGGGCGTCGCGCATGAGATAGACGCCGGGGCGGTCGGGGAGGTGGCGGAAAAAGTCGCGGCCGAGGCGTTCGACGAGCGGGCGCGGGTCGGGGAAGAGTAAGGCTTGCGACATGACGGGGTTATTAAAACGTCTGGCGGGAGGGATGCCAATGCTGAATGGGGAAGTTTTCAGTTTCAAGTTTTCAGTTTTCAGTGGGGATGGTGGTGGGGGCGCGGTGGTGGATTCTTTAGCTATGGGTTTATGGATGGGGTGGGGAGATGCTCGCTTGGGCTCGCCTCGCGTTGCCGTTCATCCGTGTGTGTTCGCGAATTGTTCGGCGAATCTCTCTCGATCTTTACGCGTCAGGTTCTGGGTATCTAAATGATGCCCAATTTCGTGCATTAAAACATTGCGCAGATAAAATCGTCGTAGCGAGGTGAGTTCAGCTCGTCCAAATGGGCAGGCGTGAAGAAAGACACAGCGGTTCCAATAATGGCCGTAAAAAGTCGTCGCGCTTCCCCAACTCTTTAATTGCTTCTGAGTGCCCGATAAAATGAAGATTGCGCGGAGACCTTTCAGGAATTCGGGCGAACAGTTGGTTAATTGGGCTTCCACCTCGCCCGCCGAGCACGGTCTAATAAAACCTTCCAAAGCCGGGAATTCAATAATCTTTGGAAACGCCGGACGTTTGGCAATCTTTCCATCAAAACGCTTGAAAACTGCCTGGATTTCAAGCCACCAAGGCTCATACTCGGACCAGTTGGTAAACCGATTTTCCGAATAGCTATTGGAGCGCGGTCCCGAACCATGGCTGTGCGCACTCATGTGATGCCATTCAATTTCTACGACCGTCAGCCGGATGGCAAGATGATTGCAAATGTGAAACAAGGCGAATTCCCGTCAAACATAGTTGTGCATTCTTCAGCATTTGTATCCCGTAAGCGATTTTTTGCGGAGGATTTGAGTTCCGTTGGATGCGCTGGGACTGATCACCGACCTCTTGTCCGCTTTCGAATAATCTTCTCGACCTTTTCTTTCATTGCACTCAGATGATAAACCTCGACCTTCCCGCAATCTGAACAAGGAAACTCGTGCAACTGTTCGCTGGTGAGGACAACGTCATAGGCCTTTCCGCACTTGGAAGCAGCGAACCGTCAGCGGCATGAGGAAGTGCCATTTCCGGACCATAAGCAGGTATTCTTTGCGGCTTGATAATAATATACGACTGGCTGTTGCATATTAAAAAATATCCAAGCTGTTAATGATGGATTGAGCCATTCGCAACTGCGCATGGTCAGGTTGCGTTGTCTGGTTTCTTGCAATCCTGGGCGCGCCGGCCATACAGAATATCTTTTACCATCTCATTTTCATAGTGCGGACCGCGAAACGCAATCGCCAGCAGCAACGCGATCACTTCCCAGGGACCCACCACCGCGAGCTTTCTCCCCGAAGTGACGACCCTGGGCTTCGGCACAACAAAGCGCCCGATTTTCTTGAGGGCCTGCACGAACGCGATGTCTTCACCCGCATACAAGCGCTCGGAAAATCCGCCGGTCGCGTCGTACGCCTCCCGCGTGCAAAAGAGGAAACAACCTCCCACCAATCGGATAAGCCGGCCAACCACGACGGCAAAGAAAGTGATGGCGCGTCCCCACAGGGGCGACCGGCTGTCGAGTTCGGGAGCGCATCCGCCACCGACGGCGCCAGACCGGAGCGCGGCAAGAGCGGTGCTGACAGCGCGTTCATTTACCTGCGTGTCCGCATCCACGAAGAAAAAGATTTCACCACACGCCGCGCGGGCGCCGGCATTGCGCACGGCGGAGATTTTGCGATACTCGACGCGAATAGTGCGGGCGCCCAGTTGCTGCGCTATCCGGGGAGTCGCATCGGTGGAGGCGTCATCTACCACGATCACTTCGTACGGCTGGGCGAGTTTCGCCATGGTCATGCGGAGGCTGCCCAGGCACTTGCCGAGCCACAATTCTTCGTTATGGGCTGGTACAATGAACGAGATCATGTCAGTCAAGGGGGCTCAACTCGCAGAATTTGGAAAATGTTGGTTCGCTCTTTGTTCATCGAATCAAATTCAATGCAATCCACTGAATAGACTTCAAAGCTCAGGAAAAGCTTCAGAAATTGTGGAAGATTTTTTCAGTTCTTTCACCGTGAGGAATTGAGTCTGCGTAGAAGAATGTGAGAGCACAATCAGTTTAGTCTTCTTCCTTCAATTTCATTTGTTGAGCACTTTTCCCCAGACATTTGTCAGGGGCACCGCACCATACTGGCGGCTATCCAACGAATTTGCCCAATTATCGCCGATGACAAAATATTGTTTCGCCGGAACGGTGTATGGAAATGTCACGCCGCCCGCGTCCGCCAGTGGGAGTTTACTTAAAGGAAAGGAAGCGTTGGGCGAGTATTAAGGGGTTTATTCCAAGTGATTGATTCTTTCGTCCCGGTCGGGACTTGGTTTGAAGGGGGATTTCGACCCAGCAATAAATTGCTGGGCTAAGGTCGGGCGTCCCTGGCGGGACTTGCGAGGGAGGTTGGATGGGCAACTTCGTTGAAGTTGCAGATTGTTTTTTTTGGTTTTTCCCAGGGTAGGTTTGAACCAACCCTGGGCTTTGTAGGCACAACATCGTTTATGTTGCCGGAGGAGACGGCGGAGCGGCAGCACTATCCTGCGGCGATGGTCTGCGGCAGGTGAGGATACCGAGACTCAATTCGTCGGAGGCAGCTAAGAAGCGGTCGAGGATGGAGAGGGAGCCAATTTCAATCCGTGCGGCACAAAGACCTTGAAATCCGATTGGTTGACTGTGGCCACTTCCGCTTGCGCGAGGATCGCCGTTGCTGCAATCAGACAGTCGAATCGCGATCCGCGGCGGCGTCCAGTCTGGTTAAATAAACCGGCGGCGAAAACCGCTTCCGGTTGGCCGAACGGGGTAATTTGCGATTGCAAGACTGCTTCGGCACGGCTGACTTCGAGCGGCGTGACTGGGCCGTTCAGAAATTCCGTCCACGTGATGGCACTCGCGGCTATCGTTTGACCGGCGGTCAGCCAGCGGTCCACATCCCGCGCCTGCGGCGACCCCTTAACCAACAAACCGATAAGATAATTCGTGTCGAGGTGAATCATGTCCGGGGCTGATTTTCAGCCGCCAGCCGTTCCTCGCGCACCTCGTCCAAATATCGTTCCGCTTGCTGCGGTGACAAGCGGGCTTCCTCCTGCAAACATCTCAGGGCTTCGCGTGGGGTTAACTTTTCCTCCGCGACGGACTGGAATGGCTGCGCGGGTCGCAACTCCACTATTCCATTTCCCTTGCGGATTTGGATTTGTTCACCGGCTAGCGCCAGTTCCACCAACCGGTCCAAGCTCGGAGTCGCTTCTTCCACGGTCAATGTTTTCATGCGAGCAAAACCTACTCCAATAATGGAGCTTCGCCAAGAACTCATTACCCAAGGGTTCGCGCTCGCAAATGATCTAAATTGGCGCGGAATAGGAGGTATATCGAAGATACGACTCACGGGGGTGAGTCGCGCTCGCGCATAGGTTTTTATAGGGGGGTTGGGGTTATAAACGTGTCGGGCCGATGGCCCTTGGGATGCGGCTTGGGTTCCGGGCGGGAATTGGGACGGAGATTGAATGGGCAACTTCTTTGAAGTTGCAGATTGGGTTTTTTGGTTTTTACCAGTTGGTTTGAACCAACCTGGGCTTTGTAGGCACAACATCGTTGATGTTGCCGGAGGGGACGGTGGAGCGGTGATTCCGACTTACCAGATTAG
This sequence is a window from Verrucomicrobiia bacterium. Protein-coding genes within it:
- a CDS encoding type II toxin-antitoxin system death-on-curing family toxin, whose translation is MKRPLAHLTIGAVKAIHVEVLAAHGGSGGLRDEALLASAVAAPQATMMGEPIFTKPVEIAAAYLFYLCRNHPFVDGNKRTALATCLVFLSENELLPEEVLDIEAWEKLTLEVAASRIDREQTTRRLRKLLSLGK
- a CDS encoding glycosyltransferase, with product MISFIVPAHNEELWLGKCLGSLRMTMAKLAQPYEVIVVDDASTDATPRIAQQLGARTIRVEYRKISAVRNAGARAACGEIFFFVDADTQVNERAVSTALAALRSGAVGGGCAPELDSRSPLWGRAITFFAVVVGRLIRLVGGCFLFCTREAYDATGGFSERLYAGEDIAFVQALKKIGRFVVPKPRVVTSGRKLAVVGPWEVIALLLAIAFRGPHYENEMVKDILYGRRAQDCKKPDNAT
- a CDS encoding nucleotide excision repair endonuclease, which encodes MSQALLFPDPRPLVERLGRDFFRHLPDRPGVYLMRDALDTVLYVGKAKNLRKRLGSYRVANPDRLARRHLRLLRAVERIELQECPDEISALAREAELLRSLKPKFNRAGTWPAKPRFLNWRTIHEKFELSVTESPVEPWQNFGPTGASAIVLRGVLVRLIWFAVHPHLGFVGMPAGWAQGNFGNSTAIDCREELPTIAAHTTQLFTGQSHPFCDWTREKTTNRLHPFEKNVVETDLDYLREFFDRIASARLFSARE
- a CDS encoding tetratricopeptide repeat protein — its product is MIFLALGLMSKAMLVTWPLVMLLLDYWPMNRFQSRSVKFLLHEKIPFFGLAAMASGVTFAVQHFAGAMASVEKLSMLARFENGLVSYARYLGKLFWPEKLSVFYPYPGSWPVGEIVLVALLIIAISGIALGKRRAYPFLIMGWLWFLGTLVPVIGLVQVGDQAMADRYTYIPSLGILIIVVGGAVELARRWRFAVVPLGVLGGVVIILCVVSTRRQLGYWRDSETLFQRALAVTENNYVAHNNLGAVLESRGQIDEAMAHYAEAFRLRADDEPAHYNLGNALYKKGQFDEAIAEYQNALRLNPKDAAALKNLGNAFLKDGRADEAIVEYQAAMRLQPGNGFICYDLAKAFLQNGRADEAIKEYRQAILLKPDYAEAHNNLGSLLQAQGRLDEAIAEYQEAIRLKPDYSLAENNLAEAMRSKNSRR
- a CDS encoding PIN domain-containing protein, whose amino-acid sequence is MIHLDTNYLIGLLVKGSPQARDVDRWLTAGQTIAASAITWTEFLNGPVTPLEVSRAEAVLQSQITPFGQPEAVFAAGLFNQTGRRRGSRFDCLIAATAILAQAEVATVNQSDFKVFVPHGLKLAPSPSSTAS
- a CDS encoding S26 family signal peptidase, with product MTFPYTVPAKQYFVIGDNWANSLDSRQYGAVPLTNVWGKVLNK